The Triticum aestivum cultivar Chinese Spring chromosome 7B, IWGSC CS RefSeq v2.1, whole genome shotgun sequence genome window below encodes:
- the LOC123157063 gene encoding uncharacterized protein gives MAGVSRKENRDHMRVRIGAAAPGWTTCPRQPSALEKAIRGFVDKPGENVIVLALGTGFDTLGEAYNFYNLYSWEKGSCLIKNCMIEMQPFAEVRDGLGSEDMIAENGDVINQLLVQTAIAAASGDATIGSRLVVLLAPKKRKEMGRPTTSREKAPYEGLSKRTRFCAICRRQGQKRTTCPDRGDISKPVRKLARCKDHGIEGRGGGGGGGGVLFHM, from the exons ATGGCGGGCGTGTCTCGTAAGGAAAATAGAGACCATATGAG GGTGAGAATTGGAGCTGCTGCTCCAGGATGGAcgacctgccctaggcagcccaGCGCCCTTGAGAAAGCAATTCGTGGATTCGTTGACAAACCGGGTGAAAATGTAATCGTGCTTGCCCTGGGTACAGGCTTTGATACACTCGGCGAGGCGTACAATTTTTACAATCTCTACTCTTGGGAGAAGGGTTCATGTCTCATAAAGAATTGCATGATAGAGATGCAGCCTTTTGCTGAAGTTAGGGATGGGCTAGGATCGGAGGACATGATAGCTGAAAATGGAGATGTCATCAATCAGCTGCTGGTGCAAACGGCAATTGCTGCTGCTAGCGGAGATGCAACTATTGGGAGCAGGCTTGTTGTATTGTTGGCACCAAAGAAGCGGAAAGAGATGGGGCGCCCAACAACTAGCCGGGAGAAAGCACCATACGAGGGCCTTAGCAAACGGACAAGGTTCTGCGCTATATGTCGCCGGCAGGGGCAGAAGAGGACAACCTGCCCGGACCGGGGTGACATTTCAAAGCCTGTCCGCAAACTAGCTAGGTGCAAAGATCATGGCATCgaaggtcgggggggggggggggggggggggggggtgttattcCATATGTAG